Proteins encoded in a region of the Chloroflexota bacterium genome:
- a CDS encoding DUF1385 domain-containing protein yields the protein MSEFFYGGQAVLEGVMMRGRSHAAVAVRDPAGEIVVHQEPLTAAVYTKPWARWPFVRGLTLLWDALVLGTRSLMWSADVALSEEDDVEFTGPVAWTTVAISLAVAIGIFFFIPAATGKWIENQFALSPIAGAFLEGFLRLALFLAYLILIGQMSDIRRVFQYHGAEHKTINAYEAGAPLTPPSVSRFSVQHPRCGTSFLLMVLLISIILFAPLHFNFLPGAWSFIARMISRLLLIPVVAGISYEFLRYTAQHQDSAFIRAVTAPGLALQRLTTREPELDMLQCAIDALVPVLTADGIEVDGVTSSEVLVEPDTLEEVAVPA from the coding sequence TTGAGTGAATTTTTCTATGGTGGACAGGCAGTACTTGAGGGAGTAATGATGCGTGGCCGTTCTCATGCGGCCGTTGCTGTGCGTGACCCGGCTGGCGAGATCGTGGTTCACCAGGAGCCGTTGACAGCGGCAGTCTATACAAAACCCTGGGCCCGGTGGCCGTTTGTGAGGGGCCTGACTCTCCTCTGGGATGCCCTGGTCCTGGGAACCCGATCGTTAATGTGGTCGGCGGACGTCGCCTTGAGCGAAGAGGACGACGTCGAGTTTACAGGTCCTGTCGCCTGGACTACTGTGGCGATCTCCCTGGCAGTCGCAATCGGCATCTTTTTCTTCATTCCTGCGGCCACTGGAAAGTGGATCGAAAACCAATTTGCCTTGTCGCCGATCGCTGGAGCTTTCCTGGAAGGGTTCCTGCGGCTGGCCCTTTTCCTCGCCTATCTCATCCTCATCGGACAGATGTCCGACATCCGGCGTGTTTTTCAATATCACGGCGCAGAACACAAGACGATCAATGCCTATGAGGCCGGTGCACCGTTGACGCCGCCGTCGGTGTCGCGCTTTTCGGTCCAGCATCCGCGTTGTGGCACAAGTTTTCTGTTGATGGTGCTGTTGATCAGTATCATTCTTTTCGCACCTTTGCACTTCAATTTCCTGCCTGGCGCCTGGAGCTTTATAGCCAGGATGATATCCAGGTTGCTGTTGATTCCAGTGGTTGCCGGGATCAGCTACGAGTTTTTGCGCTATACGGCTCAACACCAGGACAGCGCCTTTATTCGCGCAGTGACGGCGCCGGGGCTTGCCCTGCAGCGCCTAACAACCCGAGAGCCCGAGTTGGATATGCTGCAATGTGCTATCGACGCCCTGGTTCCTGTTTTGACTGCCGATGGCATCGAGGTTGACGGCGTGACCAGTTCGGAGGTGTTGGTCGAGCCTGATACACTTGAAGAGGTGGCGGTACCAGCCTGA
- the mdh gene encoding malate dehydrogenase: protein MRNKISIIGAGFVGATAAHWCATKELGDVVLVDIVDGMPQGKALDLLEAGPVEGYDLNIIGTNDYKDTADSDIVVITAGLPRKPGMTREDLVGVNSKIVTEVVREVARYSPKGIIILVTNPLDTMLYVAKRASGFPRERVIGQAGVLDSARMRAFIALELGVSVENIHAFVMGGHGDEMVPLPRYSTVAGVPITELMPPERVESIVQRTRKGGGEIVSLLKKGSAFFAPSAATMQMVEAILKDKKQILPCSIYLEGEYGLSDICFGVPVKLGRDGVEDILEIELNEDEKAGLNRSAALIRSSMEALDL, encoded by the coding sequence ATGCGAAATAAGATCTCCATCATTGGTGCTGGCTTCGTGGGCGCTACGGCTGCCCATTGGTGTGCCACCAAGGAATTGGGCGATGTAGTCCTTGTCGACATTGTCGACGGCATGCCCCAGGGCAAGGCGTTGGACCTCCTGGAGGCAGGCCCTGTCGAGGGATATGACCTGAACATTATCGGTACCAACGACTACAAGGACACGGCCGATTCCGACATTGTCGTGATTACCGCCGGTTTGCCTCGCAAACCAGGAATGACCCGTGAAGACCTGGTGGGAGTCAACTCCAAGATCGTGACCGAGGTCGTCCGGGAGGTAGCCAGGTACTCTCCCAAGGGCATCATCATTCTGGTCACCAACCCGCTGGATACCATGTTATATGTCGCCAAACGTGCCAGTGGTTTTCCCCGGGAACGGGTTATTGGTCAGGCGGGTGTTCTGGACAGCGCCCGTATGCGGGCTTTCATTGCCCTGGAACTGGGTGTCAGCGTCGAAAACATCCATGCCTTCGTTATGGGAGGCCATGGCGACGAAATGGTGCCCCTGCCTCGTTATTCCACGGTAGCCGGCGTACCCATTACCGAGTTGATGCCGCCTGAACGAGTCGAGTCAATCGTGCAGCGAACCCGCAAGGGGGGCGGTGAGATCGTGTCACTGCTGAAAAAGGGCAGCGCGTTCTTCGCTCCAAGCGCCGCCACCATGCAGATGGTAGAGGCCATTCTGAAGGACAAAAAGCAAATCTTGCCCTGCTCCATCTATCTGGAGGGCGAATATGGCCTGAGCGATATTTGCTTCGGTGTGCCTGTCAAGCTGGGCAGGGATGGCGTGGAAGATATCCTTGAGATCGAACTGAATGAAGACGAGAAGGCCGGATTGAACCGTTCGGCCGCGCTGATCCGATCCAGCATGGAAGCGCTGGACCTGTAA
- a CDS encoding flavodoxin domain-containing protein: MTRCLVVYASKYGSTREVAQAIADGLGADLAAAGSYPDVRPYDLVVLGSPIYGGDYREAMIKFVRTKKSALSKRMIAAFITAAADWKIDPGLTGDEDELLFTQDEYAQGLAQMAGGETLSFKGFGGRLIPEDLDASDFEMLSWFYRWLMREPLRGFDLIDLPEASLWGTELREMVGIQEES, encoded by the coding sequence ATGACCAGGTGTTTGGTCGTATATGCCAGTAAGTACGGATCCACCCGGGAAGTTGCTCAGGCTATTGCCGATGGCTTAGGGGCCGATTTGGCTGCCGCGGGAAGCTATCCGGATGTTCGCCCCTATGATTTGGTCGTTTTGGGGTCGCCCATTTATGGCGGTGATTATCGGGAAGCGATGATCAAGTTCGTTCGCACAAAAAAGAGTGCTCTGTCCAAGCGCATGATTGCTGCTTTCATCACTGCTGCGGCCGACTGGAAGATCGACCCGGGACTTACCGGCGATGAGGATGAACTGCTTTTCACCCAGGATGAGTATGCGCAAGGTCTGGCGCAGATGGCCGGCGGAGAGACCCTCAGTTTCAAGGGTTTCGGTGGCCGCCTGATCCCGGAGGATCTTGATGCGTCGGATTTCGAAATGCTGAGTTGGTTTTATCGCTGGTTGATGCGGGAGCCGTTAAGGGGCTTTGATTTGATCGACCTGCCAGAAGCCTCTCTCTGGGGCACGGAACTTCGGGAGATGGTTGGTATTCAGGAAGAGTCATAA